CACATTTTCTATTGCCTCTTCGATTTCTTTCAAAGGTCTGCCAATACGTGAAATTCCTTTTTCAATCATTTTTGAAATCGAACTTGTTGAACCTTTGCAAAGTGCTCTTGCCGAATCAATTTTTCCTTCGTGAATAAATTCGCGTATGCCGCTCATAAAGTTCTTTTCTACCATGAGTGCTTTTTTGATTGTTATATATCTTTCAATAAAAACATAAATTCCTATTATAAGCAACAAAAATATCGGAATCATAATAGGACCGCCTTTCATAATCAAGCTGAGCAATGATAGTTCGTCAACTTTTGGAGTTGTTGCAACTTGCGGAACTGCTTTAACAACGGTATCTGTCACTGTATTAATCTGTAATAAAAAATTTAATATCATTTTTATAAAGTTTTAGTTAATATATATGTCTTATA
This Bacteroidales bacterium DNA region includes the following protein-coding sequences:
- a CDS encoding MotA/TolQ/ExbB proton channel family protein, which produces MILNFLLQINTVTDTVVKAVPQVATTPKVDELSLLSLIMKGGPIMIPIFLLLIIGIYVFIERYITIKKALMVEKNFMSGIREFIHEGKIDSARALCKGSTSSISKMIEKGISRIGRPLKEIEEAIENVGKFEIYQLEKNLAILSIVAGIAPMFGFIGTIIGVIKIFYDISLSGDVSIGTVSAGLYTKMVSSAAGLTVGILAFICYHWLNIMLDKMIHRLEKNAIEFIDLLQEPTK